The genomic DNA TGGCTGTAATAATTGCGAGCTTGAACGGCATTTGTCGTCCAGAGCCCACGAGGGTCGTTGTCGGGATTTGAGTATGTCTTGTCTAACTTTTCTGAACGTGGAAGGAGATTCCTCTGCCACTTCGAAGCATCCTTCGCATATAGTATGATGTAATCGTGCATGTCTGAAAAGTGACGAGCTGAATTTTTAACGGTAAAGATTTTTTTGCCAAATAATCGTAGCAATGAAATTTTGTCGCCCAAAAATTTCATCCATCATGACTTTAAAGTAATGATTTTCATTATCATCGATAGACACCCATACACACCCATCTTCAGAAAGAAGCTGGCGAATAATTTCCATCCTGTCGCGCATGAGGGTAAGCCAGATCGAATGCTCGATACCATCATCGTAATGCTCAAAAGCGCTGCCCGTATTGTAAGGAGGGTCAATATAGATACATTTGATCTTCCCCGAAAACTCCTGTTCCAGGGTTTTCAATGCCAGCAGGTTATCCCCGAAGACGAGCCGGTTATCAAAGATGTCCTTATCCGTCATCCGATGCGGGGCATGGTAGGACCTCTCCGGCTCCTCCAACAGAATCCTCGGCCGATTCTCCTTCCCGATCCATGTGAGTTCGAGTTTTTGGTTTTCTCGTGTCATAGCCAAATATTACAAAAGAAATTATCTCGCTATGTAAAGATTCTCGGATTCATTGTTTAATGCCCATCTACAGGAAAAATTCTAATCAAATGCTGATAATATTCTTGTATCCAGGCTGCATAATGCATGATACTGATTTTAGACCTAAGAAAATCATCAAAATATTCTTTAGCCTTTGCCTGCTGGTCCAAAAATAGGGCGTATCTAGCTATCCTAACTATATATTCATTAGAAGCAGGATAATGGCGGAATTTTTCTAGGTCCGTGCAGGCATCATTTAGGTGCCTTTCCATAACCTCTCTCAAATACGGTATGAGAGAAGATTCTCCGATCGATAGAATAAATCCCATACATTCGTCAACTATGTTTAAATCCGCCTCGATTGCTGTAAATAAATTTCCATGTTGTAACTGGATATCTTTGATGCTACGGAGGTGTTCGAAAATAACATTATAATGGTCCATCAAATCAATCTTCGTCATTTCTATTTTTTGTATCTTACGCAAATGCACCTTTTCTTTCTCCCAAAAACAGCGCTCCAACACACAATAATCCGGTAATCCCAAAACATATCGGTCTATTTCTTTTTTTGACTGGCCCATGAAATCTATCACCTGTCCGAACAGGGCTTCGAATGGCCCCAAATTTTCCATTATTGCTAAGTCTTTTAGAATAATAAAGATTTCTTTAATCGCATAATATCGATTAGAGAATTCCAAATTAAGAAATAATGAGAGATTTTGTCTAACCCAAAACAGTTTTTCGTCCCATCCGGATTGGTTGTTCCACCTAATCCGAAGTTCAGTGATTTCAAAAAAAAGGGCCTCTTGAGTCGAAAGTTTTGGGAGGATTTCGGTCCTTCCTCTGACCAGATTTTCTAAAAAAAGCGGTTTGTTTTTCAGTTGCCTGGCGTATTCAAGACAATAATTGTTGAATTTCAAAAGATCGTCAACATTTTCCTTGTCGATAAGGCCCGAATATCGTTCCATGAATGAGTGGGCTTCCTGAGTACCACCCGTTAACAAATGGACATCTATGATATTAGGAAAGACAATGTGGATAAGGCTTTTTATTTTAAACCGTTGTGCTATTTCTGCCGACTTCTGGTAATAATGGATCGCATTTAGAAAATTCCCAAGTATTCTCTCCATGCGTCCGAGATTATTGTAGATTAATGCCAAGGCTTCTTCCTTGCCCCCCTTGCAGTCGCCTATGGCAGATAGCAAATTTTGGCTTGCCGATTCGAATTCCCCCTTTCTTTCATTGAAAATAGACTCCAATTGAAGAATTTCAGGGCATTTCGGTATGCTTAGTTGCTCAAAAATGGATCTTGCCCTGTTTGTATCCCCCAATTGAAGGAGTGCAAAAACCTGTTTCTGCCTGACATTGCTTATTTCCTCTTCAAATAAAGGAAGATTAAGTATTTTCTCATATATTGCATATCCTTCCTTTGTTCGACCTTTCAGCACAAGATGATGGGCTTGCAGCATATCCCATTCCATTTTTCCTGGGACGCTATGTATATAGAAAGGTTTTTTGCCAAAACGACCTTCAGTGGTTCTATAAGCTCCATCATTAATGAGGGTTTTTAAGCGTGATATTGGGAAAGACTCTGGAAAGACAATCTTGGCTGGGGCAAGAAAGGTTAGAAGAAAATAGCCTGCGTATAAGGGTATGAGAGCGAATAACGTAGCCAGGGAGAGAGGCTTCAGGAAATACAGTGTTACCATCACGAGGGGAAAAAAGGCCAACAATATAATGTTGTTCCGATATCTCTTATGATTATATTTGGGGTAATATCGGAAAAAGGCCATCAGCAAACCGATCACTACCATCCACATTAATGGAATATTATGGGTTGAGATGGCCTTAATGAGTTGATCAACCATGTTGTTTTATCTGCTGCTATTGCAGCGGTCCCCTGCTTTTTATTTGGCGGGTTGCCTGACAGTCCATAAGACGGGAGCAGGATTTATACATTTCACTGCATCTATTTGCCAGCCGAACATCCGCCCACTCATCTTCCTATTGACCCCTCCTACAGCTTCCTTTCGATGTCCCCCGGATTTTATTATTCCCAGTTTATCCGCAAAACCTATCTTCTCTCCATAACCTCCCAATGCCCACCCTTGGCAGAACCAATGCGGCGTAGGCGACCCTGCCCTTTAAGTTTGTCGATCTGTTTCAATACGGCCCTTTTGGAAATACCAATGGCTTTCCCCAATTCTTCCGTAGTGATGGTACCATCCTGCCGGAGAAAATCGATTATTTTATCTTCGGTTTTTGGTGAACTTTTTAGTGAACTTTCTGGTGAACTTTCTCTCGGCGTTTTCCCCGAACTTTTTAGAGAACTAAGCTGCTCCTTCCGATGAACCGTGGCGGTGAACAGACAGCCTTCCCGATCATCGATAAAGTCGATATCCGGCCATCCTTCCAGTGCCCGTTTAATACCGGAGCCAAGTCCATGATAGGGTAAAAGCCCCTTGGCCACAAACGAAACCAGAATCGGATTTCGAATATTGGAAATACCTGTCCGTATTTTTTCTACCGTCAGGTTATTGGGCAAATGGCCAGGGCTGATGATCTCAATGCGGTTGTCGAAGATGAAAAGGCGAATAGAAGCGCTTACCAGATAGTCCCTGTGGATCAGGGCATTGACCAGAAGCTCTTCAAAAACCGATTCCGGGATCTCCGGCAGACCCGGCGCATTGACGCCACGGCCAGCCTGCACTTTATGCAAATTGCGCATGACAAAGGCCAGGGAATCATCAAATACCTTGCGCAGGGGACCGGAAAAATCTTCGGTATCCACGTAATCACTGACATGGATTTCGTTGCCGGGATAACGAATGGCCTTGATAATGAACTGGGGTTTGATCCACTCGGGACGTTCGGCAAAAAGAAGGACGCCTGCAAGATTTAGTTGTCCGTCATCGGTGGCCAGATTCATATTCTGTAAAAGCCGAAGACGCGCGGCGGCCGAGTCGGGATACTCCAGCTTGTAGACATCGCGAAGGAAATCGCGAAAGCGCAGTTTGTCAAGTTTGTCTATTTTTGCTTTAGTCGGCAATTCATCGGCATGGAATTGATCGGAAATCTGAAACAATCTGCGCAGTTCTTCCTTGGAATTGACCCGCCGTTTGTCCGCCCCGCATTTCAGCCAGATGACCCCATTTTTATCGAAGTAGGGTTTGTCAATTCCTTTAGGCACGGTCAATACGATGATGATCCGCCCATGCGAAATCAGAACGTTTTGGGTCTGCACGGTCAGAGGACTGCGAACCAGATGGCTGGCCGCATTGCTGATAAGCTGATTGATTCTGGTCACATCCTCCTTACTCAGACCGGGTATCGAACCGTCATCGGCCACACCAATGAAAATCGTTCCTCCTTCAGAATTGGCAAAAGCGGCCATTTCCGAGGCCAGGGAATCGCTGTTCTTTATATTGCCCTTAAACTGGCGGGTACTGTCTTCCCCCGAAGCGATGAGGGAATATAGCTGTTCTTTTTTCAGGTTATCTTTCATCCTTCACAATTCCATCGATAAGCATTTCGATGCATCTATTTCAGGTCCTACTATCATCATTTTTCCACTTCCTTCATCGACCAGCCTTTCAATATAAAATCGTCACTAATGGAAAATAATCAAATTTCACTTAATCCCTTAGAATCAGAATAAGGGATGGCTGCCCCGACCGGTTTATCCTGCCAAATCTTTTCCCGGTGGGCGGCTGCATAAACTTGTCGATCTTCAGGGAAGGCTTTGACGATCTTCCGGATGATCTGCAATTCTTCATTAATCAGGTGTCCAGCTTGGGTTTCGTCCGCTTTTCTAATTTCCTCAACCAAATCCCGGTAGTTATTGAGCTGCGGCCCTAAAGGCAGGGCGGCATACCCGGCCCCGGTCATACTGGTGCCCAGGTCGCGAAAGGCCAGCATATCCGCATACCAGAGGTACTTAGCCGCATAAAGCATCTTATCGGTTTTCCGGAGAAGTGTCCTGCCCAATTTCTTTTCAAAGGTTGTTAAAACCAATTTGATCCGTGGTATGGAAAATGGTCGGTTTCCTGAAAAACTGTCTTTCAATCGGTTTCCCGTCAGGTGAAGACGAAGGGCATGGTCCAGGGACTTGCTCTGGATCAGCCCGGTTTCCCAACGCTTGATGCTGGCCACGCCGATCTTTAACCGATCCGCCAGTTCCTGTTGGGTCAGCCCTCTTTTTTTGCGTAACGCTTTAATCTCCTCCCCGGTAAGAAGTCCGGTCCGCTTACGGAAGGTCTCGGCCAATTCCTGTTGAATAGCGCCGGTGGAATTAATCGTTCCTCCCTCCAACCCGCATTCCGGGCAGACATAAGCCTCAACCTGGCAGGGAATCTCCATTCCTCGAAAGCTGACGGTTTTATTTATTTTACGGAGTTTCATTTTTTCATGCCCGCGAGGGCAATTCAAAGCCTTCATACATCCTCCTACGGTTGTCTGCTTTTATGCAGAGAAACCAGCCACAACACCCCAGTGCTCAAGGCAAACTTAAAATAGATGGGGCACTTAAAACGCAGGCTGATTACTTCAAAAGCAAACAGTTCCAGATCCTTGATGATTCGTTCGTAAGACCTTTGGGGTGGTCTGGTGCCCACATAATGGTCTGGAGAAATCAAACCCAATAGTTCGGATAATACCGGCTTCAATTCCTCCTTAACGAGGTAACCCAGTTCCAGGGCATCAGAAGCGGTGGCTTCCTGATTAAGAATACCTATCCGCCCATCAGCCACAGCCTCCTGGGCCTCTTTGATTCGTTTGATGATCTCCTTATCCGATGGTCTTTTCATGAGGATAAAGTATCAATTGATACCTTGTCAAGTATTATTTGAATCAAAAAAAGTTATCCTTTTTCTAATAAGCTGGAGCATCCCGGATTCTTTCACGAACTGTGATGATCGAAAAATAAATTCGTCTAGGGGCTTTACTCTGTCTTATTGATATCTCTACAAATCCCTCAATTAATCTTCCACTGTATCACAAACAATGTTTCTGAGCGTATCTTCTGGGTAAGTTTTCCTTCAATATCCGCAATCAACTGCTCCCTGCGCCGGTCGATCTCGTCCTGGGCATCGAAGAGGGCGCGCCGTTTGCCGTTTCGGAGGGACTCAAGGGCCTTGATCTGTTTTTGACCGGCCAGTTTTTCCTCCAGACTGAGAGCCAGGGTAGCTGACCGTTTAGCTTCTTTAATCTGCCGGTCCATGTCCTTGATCTCCCGTTCGAGGGCTACTTTTAGGTCATCGGCCCAGCCATCCAATTTTTCCGCCTCTATTTCGAAGAATTTGGCGTTTCGTTCTGAGATACTGCGCTGTATGTCCGTCCTTCGTTGTCCAACCTGGACCTGAAGCTTTTCACCTAATGGTGATGAGGGTAAAGGCGAAACGGATGAGGCCGGAAGGGAAAGGAGACTCCGGGTCGTGTCCTCATCAAGCATTTCCCCAACACCGTTTCTTCCCGGAAGTAATCTACCAGAGCCGAACGCATGTCCGCAGTACGCGACCCGGTGACCCGGTCCGTGCCCTGGTGGCGGTTTAACCAATCGGTGTATATCCGGCGTGATTGCTCATCATTATTCGACCCGTTAAAGAGGACAATGCCTTCGGCATAAGGACTGTCGGACAGGATTCGAAGCAGATATTCCTGGGTGCGCCGGGATTCGGTAAAAACGATAGCCTTGCGGGCCGTCCCCAGCCGGTCGGCCTCTTCGAAGGCGTGATCCAGGGCGACGAGGAGGGCATCCCCTTTGGCATTGTGGGTAATCGAGACTGCCAGGTTATGAAACGATTCCAGATCGGCCAGTTCTTTGACAATGGCTTCCCTGCCGGCCACTGAGAGAGGCTCCGGATCGGATAGTTCCTCCGTCCATTCTTCGGATGTTTCATTGAGGGACTCATAATCCTTTAGGGTCAAATCCTAAATGTACACAAAATTCCCAGTTCATTGTTGTCTAAGATGCTGCTGACTAAGTTGCCCCACAAAGAAACCCCCATTTCATTTGAAAAAAGGGAGGCTTGTTGGACTGCTTCATAAACAAACCTTTCGGTTAGAGGTTGCCGGTTTGAAGAACGCTGACTTTGGGATGAACAAAATAAAAACATATCCATCACTTGAAGTCAAATCAAAAGGAGATTAATTTATGTAGGAAATCCCCTATTAGCAGAATAACGCCAAAGGTCATTTCTTCCCGCCATGTTTGTCCCTTTGTTTGGTCTATTGGGGTTTTAGGGTTCGTTGGGTTTCTCGGCTTCGTTGAGTTTGTTGGGTTCATTGAGCCACCGCTCCAGCCGTTTCCCTGTCCCGATTTTCATTAACCGCCCGAAGGATCCCTTCCTCAGAGACTGGAAGGTTGTCCCAGGAAACTCCTGGCTTTAAGCCCCTTATGGAGAGTCCCGATGGCGGTCATCCATCGGCTGTTTAGTCTTGCTTTTCATCGACCCCCGCTTCCTTCGCCAGTTTCGCGATGAGGTCGCGCCCTTTTGGGGTGAGCCGGCATTTCTGTTTGCTGCTTGTGGGTTTGCCGGAAATGGTCATTTCGATCACACCGGCAGTCAGCGCCGGAACAAGATAAGCCTCCCGAAAGTAGTCTTCATGCCGGAGGGACAGAGCCTCCTGGATGTCCGCATGTTTCCTCTCCCCAATGAGTACCTTCAGGAGCCTTTGAACTTCCCCGGTGACTTCCCCGGCAATTGTCCCGGTAAGTTGGCCTTCGATTGCCCAGGCGAGTCCGTCTCTCACCCCTTCACCTCCCAACGGCCAGCCTTGGTTGAACAGCATGGCGGATGATTCCGGATTTGGTCAGTTTGCCGCGGTGAGTTTGACCATTTCTCTAAAAACGCAACGTCTTCATGATGCCGGATGAGCGGTAGCTCAGGTTTCTGCATTAGCCAAGGGGACCTTGAAATTGATTGACAATTTGACGATTAAAGTGTAGGTATTTTAATACAAAAGTAGATTTTTGGCACGGATTTCACGGATTACACAGTTAAAGCCATGGGGTATCCCTCGATCTCGTTAACTCTGGATTGAGGGTTTAATATGAAAAATTGTTAAAGAATGCGGAGAATTCTATGAAGGGTTGCTGTTAATGTTAATTTTTTAAGGGATAAGAAATGGCCAAAAAAAACATTAAGGATTATTATTGTAATGTGATCAGTGAACCCGTTAAGATTTTTTTAAAAAATAAGGTTAACATCGGCCTTAAATATCAAAGAGACTATTTTGTTAAATGCAATCAGGAAGAGTGTCAATATGTAGATAAAAATACATTGCCCTGTCCTTTAGTGATAGAAATGTTTAGTATACCTAACGAAGTCTGAGCCCGTCCTAATCATCCGGGCCACTTTCTCTCAAGAACAACTAACCTATCTCCCGGAAAAATTCCGGATCCTCTACCGTTCCAAAGGTAATAAGTCAATTGATCCTCCAAAGAAATCCTGATAAAAATATGCCATTTGTCTGTTTTTGTCTTGACTCTGAGGAGGGCTTTATAATATAGGATAAAAACCATTAACCCCTTGGAATTTACATCCCCCCATCCGGATTAGGCCCGAATAGCTTAATGGATACTGGATGGCAAAAGCAATTCTTCTAATAAAAACAATAAACGACTAAAGGCCTTCAAGGCAAAGGTTGAAGCCATTTCCCGGTTCTGAAAAAAGGCATTTGGCGCACCTTGATGGGAGATCCTGACTTCATCATGATCGACGAACCGACCGAGAGCCTGGCGCCCATGCTGGTCGATCAGATGGGTAAATTGATGGAGGAAATTGTCCGGCGGGAGGTCTCGGTATTGCTCGTAGAACAGAAATTGAGCATCGCCTTGAAGATTTCCAAGCGTCTGTACATCATGGGACATGGGCGGATTGTTTTTGAGGGCTCGCCGGACGATCTGAAAAACGATCAGGCCATTCGAAAAGAATGGCTGGAAGTCTAAGCATAAAACCCCGAAGAAAAGGTCTGCCGACCCAGGGTAACTTTTCCAGGCCGTCCCATTTTACCGTGGGGCGGTTTTTTATTCTGAAAGGATAGGCGAATAGCGATGATTGAACCAGGAAGAAGCACGGATAATCCAAAACACCCGCTTCAAGGTATCTTTGTTGTCGAATATGGGGTCTTTCATGCCGGCCCCGGAGCTGGGGCCATCTTGGGGGACCTTGGGGCGGAGGTGGTTAAAATCGAAGGCCCGGAGGGAGACCCGGAACGATACTGGACCAAGGTGGGCAGCCTGGACCTGGCCATGCCGAACGGCGAGAATGCCATATTCCAGTTTTCAAACCGGAACAAGCGGTCCCTCTGCCTGGATATCACATCAGACAAAGGCCGCTCGATCCTGGAACGTCTGGTGGCGCGGGCGGATGTCTTCCTGACGAACGTCCGACGGTCCACCAAGAAGAAATTGGGCATTGACTACGAAACCCTCAAGGCGATTAATTCCCGTATGATTCATGCCAATGTGTCGGGTTACGGGCCGGAAGGGGCCTTGTCGGATCTGGGGGCTTTCGATCCTCTGGGCCTGGCCAGATCGGGAATGATGTTTGCCACCGGAGACCCGGAACCCAGACTCTTGCACATCGGCATCCTGGATCAGGCCACGGCCATCGCCGCCAGTCATGCTATCATAACCGCCCTCTATGCACGGGAACGAAACGGTTCGGGCCAGGAGGTTCACGTTTCCCTTTACAGCGTAGGACAATGGATTAATGGTGTGAGCCTCATGGTAAACAGCCTTCTTGGGATCGATCCGATCGTCCCGGAAAACCGCGCCGTTCACTCTCCGCTGCGCAACCGATATCGGTGTAAAGACGGGGAATGGATCATCTGCACCCATCATCCCGAGGAAAAATATTGGACCCTGTTCTGTGAGGCGATCGAGCAGGGGGCTTGGCTTTCCGACCCACGGTTCGCCGATGCGGAAAGTCGAATAATCAACCGCGCCGCCCTGATCGAGATCCTGGACAGGATATTTGAAACCAGAACCAGCGAGGAATGGATGGAGATTTTTGTGGTCAGAGGGCTCATGTTTTGTCCGGTGAAACGGGTCGGGGATATTCGAAACGACCCGCAGGCCCTGGACAATCGGTATATGGTGGATTTTCAAGATCCGGACCTCGGCCCGCTCAGGATTCCCGGCTACCCCATCCACTTCAGCGCCCAGACCGCAGGAACCCGTTCTCTGGCCCCGGTTCTGGGCCAGCACACTACGGAAGTCCTTAGGGAGATGGGCTATGGCGACGAAGAAATCGAGGCTCTCAAAGGGGAGGGGGTCATCCGCTGAGATCTGAAAAAGGAAGCACTATCGACAGACTTAAAGGTGGATCACTCAGGGCAGGAGTGCCCGCCTGGACCGAGGGCCTTAACAAACTGACGCTAATCCTTTATTCAAGAGAGCCCCAGTTTATTGATGCGCTTTTGAAGCGTGGTACGCTTCATTCCTAAGAACTCCGCGGCCCCACCCCGACCGCCGATCTTCCCGCCGGTCCTTTCCAGCGTGTATTTAATATAACGCCGCTGCAATTCATCCAGCGAGGGTTGACCGTTATAGAATTGTCCTGAGTTTGTCTTCTTACCGGCGGGCAGATCTAACTCCAGGGTTTCATCATGGGAGAGGATTACGGCCCGTTCAATGATGTTCTGCAATTCCCTGATATTGCCAGGCCAGTGATAATCTATCAATCGGCCTTCATCTTCCGATGTCAGCTCGTATAAAGGACGTTTGGATTTTGCCGAATACTTCATCAGAAAATGGCGAGCCAACAACGGCACATCCTCCAATCGTTCACGCAGGGGCGGGAGGGTGATGGGCACTACGTTAAGGCGGTAATATAGGTCTTCCCGGAAGCGGCCGGCAGTGACCTCAACCGCCAGATCTCGGTTTGTGGCCACCACCAGTCGAAAATCGGAGGAGATGGTCTGCGTCCCTCCTAACCGGACCAGGGTTTTTTCCTGTAAAACACGGAGCAATTTGACCTGGACAGACTTGGGAATCTCCCCTATTTCATCGATGAACAGGGTTCCGCTATGGGCCAGCTCCAGACGTCCGGCCTTGCGGCGTTCGGCCCCGGTGAAGGCCCCTTTCTCGTGACCGAACAGTTCACTTTCCACCAGGTTCTCAGGGATGGAGGTGGGGTCGACAATCACAAAGGGCCCTTCGTTCCGGCGGCTCATCTGATGGATCCTCTGGGCCAGCAGCTCCTTGCCAACGCCGGTCTCGCCGAGTATCAGAATGGTGCTGTCTGACGAGGCCACGCGGTCCACCTGTCCCAGGATTTTTTTCATCACCTTACTCTCGGCTACAATATTCAGACCATCCGGGTATTGATCCAGATGGATCTTTTCCGTTGCCGATTGCTCCAGGCGCTGTGAAAATTCATACAGGCGGTTGATAAAAATACTCAGAGAGCTCCCCAGTCTGGTCAGCATGGGTTTTTCAAGGAAATCAAAACAATCTTTGACATAAGAATTGTCATGATAGAGAACGCCGCCGGTCTGTCCGGCTATTTCAAGGGGCAGACAGAGGATGGCCCTGACCTTATGGGGCCAATAACCGACCCCTTCCAGTCGAGCCACATGAGGCTGTTTTTCCCTGAAGGATTTGGCTATCAAGGCCAGATTGGACTTGAACGCTTCCGAAAACACTTCGCTTTGGGTCAAATTGTAAGAGCCCCGGAAGACCGGCTTTTCTTTGCTCTTTTCCCGGTTGAACCAGAAAAGGCCCCCCCGCTCGGCGCCGAAAAAACGGTTGGTGGCCGCCACGGCCCTGGCCATCAGGATGTCCAGGTCGGCAGACGGGGCGAGTTCCTGAATCATGGAGACAAATTTTTCCGTTAATTCTTCGCTGTTTTCCTGATTGACCTGGCCGGATGGGTGCACTGTCAACAAATGGCGCAGGTCGTCCGGAAAGAAAACATCTCCGTAGCCGGAAAAACCGTACCAGGCCTTTTGGGCATAGGCCCGGGCCTTTTCTTTTTGGTTCACTTTCAGTTTAAGCCGGGCCAGCTCCAGTCTGGTCTTGGCCAGTTGAATGGAGTCGCCGGATCGGCACAGGAGTTCTTCACTGGCCTGAAGCTCGGCTTCGATGAAGTTGTGGGATTCCTCCCTGGCGGCGGCATCCATGGCCCGC from Deltaproteobacteria bacterium includes the following:
- a CDS encoding tetratricopeptide repeat protein, which translates into the protein MVDQLIKAISTHNIPLMWMVVIGLLMAFFRYYPKYNHKRYRNNIILLAFFPLVMVTLYFLKPLSLATLFALIPLYAGYFLLTFLAPAKIVFPESFPISRLKTLINDGAYRTTEGRFGKKPFYIHSVPGKMEWDMLQAHHLVLKGRTKEGYAIYEKILNLPLFEEEISNVRQKQVFALLQLGDTNRARSIFEQLSIPKCPEILQLESIFNERKGEFESASQNLLSAIGDCKGGKEEALALIYNNLGRMERILGNFLNAIHYYQKSAEIAQRFKIKSLIHIVFPNIIDVHLLTGGTQEAHSFMERYSGLIDKENVDDLLKFNNYCLEYARQLKNKPLFLENLVRGRTEILPKLSTQEALFFEITELRIRWNNQSGWDEKLFWVRQNLSLFLNLEFSNRYYAIKEIFIILKDLAIMENLGPFEALFGQVIDFMGQSKKEIDRYVLGLPDYCVLERCFWEKEKVHLRKIQKIEMTKIDLMDHYNVIFEHLRSIKDIQLQHGNLFTAIEADLNIVDECMGFILSIGESSLIPYLREVMERHLNDACTDLEKFRHYPASNEYIVRIARYALFLDQQAKAKEYFDDFLRSKISIMHYAAWIQEYYQHLIRIFPVDGH
- a CDS encoding putative DNA binding domain-containing protein, whose translation is MKKEQLYSLIASGEDSTRQFKGNIKNSDSLASEMAAFANSEGGTIFIGVADDGSIPGLSKEDVTRINQLISNAASHLVRSPLTVQTQNVLISHGRIIIVLTVPKGIDKPYFDKNGVIWLKCGADKRRVNSKEELRRLFQISDQFHADELPTKAKIDKLDKLRFRDFLRDVYKLEYPDSAAARLRLLQNMNLATDDGQLNLAGVLLFAERPEWIKPQFIIKAIRYPGNEIHVSDYVDTEDFSGPLRKVFDDSLAFVMRNLHKVQAGRGVNAPGLPEIPESVFEELLVNALIHRDYLVSASIRLFIFDNRIEIISPGHLPNNLTVEKIRTGISNIRNPILVSFVAKGLLPYHGLGSGIKRALEGWPDIDFIDDREGCLFTATVHRKEQLSSLKSSGKTPRESSPESSLKSSPKTEDKIIDFLRQDGTITTEELGKAIGISKRAVLKQIDKLKGQGRLRRIGSAKGGHWEVMERR
- a CDS encoding helix-turn-helix domain-containing protein, which translates into the protein MKALNCPRGHEKMKLRKINKTVSFRGMEIPCQVEAYVCPECGLEGGTINSTGAIQQELAETFRKRTGLLTGEEIKALRKKRGLTQQELADRLKIGVASIKRWETGLIQSKSLDHALRLHLTGNRLKDSFSGNRPFSIPRIKLVLTTFEKKLGRTLLRKTDKMLYAAKYLWYADMLAFRDLGTSMTGAGYAALPLGPQLNNYRDLVEEIRKADETQAGHLINEELQIIRKIVKAFPEDRQVYAAAHREKIWQDKPVGAAIPYSDSKGLSEI
- a CDS encoding CoA transferase, yielding MIEPGRSTDNPKHPLQGIFVVEYGVFHAGPGAGAILGDLGAEVVKIEGPEGDPERYWTKVGSLDLAMPNGENAIFQFSNRNKRSLCLDITSDKGRSILERLVARADVFLTNVRRSTKKKLGIDYETLKAINSRMIHANVSGYGPEGALSDLGAFDPLGLARSGMMFATGDPEPRLLHIGILDQATAIAASHAIITALYARERNGSGQEVHVSLYSVGQWINGVSLMVNSLLGIDPIVPENRAVHSPLRNRYRCKDGEWIICTHHPEEKYWTLFCEAIEQGAWLSDPRFADAESRIINRAALIEILDRIFETRTSEEWMEIFVVRGLMFCPVKRVGDIRNDPQALDNRYMVDFQDPDLGPLRIPGYPIHFSAQTAGTRSLAPVLGQHTTEVLREMGYGDEEIEALKGEGVIR
- a CDS encoding sigma 54-interacting transcriptional regulator, producing MNPNPAALNLAQIKEAAYLERDLAHKALSDGDLELAWLRQKQVLTRLSSCPADRGCDDLLVSITLEFSNLCFALGKGFTDSAPNLKTAKTAAERLGDRRSRALIIMHLGRFYYFAHRRHEALALFAEGKTEVEDLGDEDILSRSAEFLGFYYHIQGLFNDALPHFERAAQIYESGGKGMALNPSGPIWLAYCYAYLGRFHQAIGTLDYYRRLALERSDRSLATTIRAVLGIVLLMIKKKEEAFQHLNGAWQEAIKTKNDLAYYFALGNLSHCQLMDGHPHEAWETLSKNIKHGKTAGLIRQYASPLALEHLYEFNRLGMKPIPDLSYHQEIERHLQEPNIHLRGVAHRLRAMDAAAREESHNFIEAELQASEELLCRSGDSIQLAKTRLELARLKLKVNQKEKARAYAQKAWYGFSGYGDVFFPDDLRHLLTVHPSGQVNQENSEELTEKFVSMIQELAPSADLDILMARAVAATNRFFGAERGGLFWFNREKSKEKPVFRGSYNLTQSEVFSEAFKSNLALIAKSFREKQPHVARLEGVGYWPHKVRAILCLPLEIAGQTGGVLYHDNSYVKDCFDFLEKPMLTRLGSSLSIFINRLYEFSQRLEQSATEKIHLDQYPDGLNIVAESKVMKKILGQVDRVASSDSTILILGETGVGKELLAQRIHQMSRRNEGPFVIVDPTSIPENLVESELFGHEKGAFTGAERRKAGRLELAHSGTLFIDEIGEIPKSVQVKLLRVLQEKTLVRLGGTQTISSDFRLVVATNRDLAVEVTAGRFREDLYYRLNVVPITLPPLRERLEDVPLLARHFLMKYSAKSKRPLYELTSEDEGRLIDYHWPGNIRELQNIIERAVILSHDETLELDLPAGKKTNSGQFYNGQPSLDELQRRYIKYTLERTGGKIGGRGGAAEFLGMKRTTLQKRINKLGLS